The window CGACGTGGTCGCCGTTGATTGTCGTTGAGACTGCTACACCGGCCATCACTTGCCTCCTGCACGCTGATAGGCGGTCATGGCGGCTCTTCTCGCCAGCACACCCGCAACTTTTCGTCTGAATTCGATGGTGCCGCGCTTGTCGTCGATGGGCCGGCAGGCCCCGGCGCAGACCTTGGCAAGCCGCTCGAGTGCGGCTTCGTCCAGCGTCCTGCCAATGACGGCCTCGGCGGCTTCCTCGACCAGAAGCACGGTCGGCGCCGCGGCGCCGATGGCGACGCGGGCCGATGTGACGACGCCTGCCCCATCGAGCGTCAGGTTCACGCCGGCGCTGACCACGGCGATATCCATCTCGGTGCGCGGAATGAAGCGCAGATAGGCGTCGCCCGAATGCGGCGGGCGGCTGTCGAGCAGGATCGCCTCGATGATCTCGCCCTTGGCAAGCGACGTCCTGCCCGGCCCGGTCGGCACGGCCGCCACCGCGATCGTGCGTTTGCCGCCCGGCCCGGCAACCACCGCCTTGGCGCCGGCCGCCACCAGCGCCGGCACGCTGTCGGCCGCCGGCGAGGCGTTGCAGAGATTGCCGACGATGGTGCAGCGGCCCTGCACCTGCTTGGAGCCGATCAGCCTTGCCGCCTCGACGACGCCGGGCCATGCCTTTTTCAGGGCGGCATGCTCTCCCAAAGCGGCGCAGGGCACCGCGGCGCCGATGCTGAAGCCGTCCGGCGTCTGCCGGATCTCGCTCAGGCCCTCGATCGCCTTGATGTCGACGATCAGGTCGGGTTCGACAAAGCCACCCTTCATCCTGACGAGAAGGTCGCTGCCTCCGGCAAGTATCGCGGCGGTGCCCGCCGATCCGGCCAATTGGCCGACGGCATCTTCGATTGAAAGCGGACGTATGTAGCGCATCGTCTCCCCTTGGTGATCGCAATCTCATCGACCGTTATAAACAGTCTGCTCATAATGGCTATCCTGTGGTGCGGCATTAAGGCCAGCGCCACACATCGGATGAACCAGGGCCGGCGAGCGCCCGTTTTATCCGGGTGTTTTGACGCAATTCCGGACGGAAAGCCG is drawn from Mesorhizobium sp. B1-1-8 and contains these coding sequences:
- a CDS encoding FAD binding domain-containing protein, whose translation is MRYIRPLSIEDAVGQLAGSAGTAAILAGGSDLLVRMKGGFVEPDLIVDIKAIEGLSEIRQTPDGFSIGAAVPCAALGEHAALKKAWPGVVEAARLIGSKQVQGRCTIVGNLCNASPAADSVPALVAAGAKAVVAGPGGKRTIAVAAVPTGPGRTSLAKGEIIEAILLDSRPPHSGDAYLRFIPRTEMDIAVVSAGVNLTLDGAGVVTSARVAIGAAAPTVLLVEEAAEAVIGRTLDEAALERLAKVCAGACRPIDDKRGTIEFRRKVAGVLARRAAMTAYQRAGGK